CAGGATTCGTAGAGAATACCCATTCTGCCCAGTCTCTACTGAATAAAATTGACAtggtttgaaaaaataaaaaggattgaTAGATGCCTAATTGCCAGAATAACAATAACATCTTACGAAAAGGGATAAAGAAGTGATGCAATAATTTCACTAAGCAGTAGTTCAGTCAAAGAACACTTTTCAAAAGACTATTTGAAGAATGAAGCCAAAGGTAACAACTGTGCCATCTAGGCTATGAACTACACTCTGAGTAAATTACTTCTACAAAGCTAAGTTACCATGAGCATCATAATGATCAGGAGAAAAATCCAAAAACCTCAAGTCATCAACAGCATAGCTAGAAATACAACTTTTTACAGCTGAGAAAAACAGCCAGGAAGGCAAAAAGCTTAGAAACCACAAAGACTAAATTAGCTATTTGTACATACAGTAGTAATTAGCAGCTTCGATATAAATCTAAAGCAGCATAGACCAGCACACAAAAAGAACACACAGGAAGATGTCTGAGTGTAGAATAAGTTACTTGGACCACATCTGACACTCTCACTTAGCAgtagtagggggaaaaaaaaaggggaagtaGGTAAACAAGGAATAATTAAAGTATTAATACTTCACCCACTGACTACTTAAGGGCATCTGCAAATATGAAGAAATATTCAGGCTGCAAGTGTTGTATTGTGGCGAAGTTTTAGAAACACAATATTACATAAAATAATTCTGCAATTACAAGGAAATGGAGAAAGTGTGTTCAAAATAGTTGACCAGCTAAATCAGTGTTGAGTGGAGGTTCAACTGGCAAAACATCCTTTCTGTACAGCTTTGTACCATGAATCTCTTTTCAAGAACACCGCTGATATTCTGTCGACAGAGAAAGAACAATTTGGTAACACTTCGTATAATTACACTTTAATGAAACATTGAAGTTCTTCCTAAAGTGTTACAAAGATATAATACATTGGTAATATAAGTGTAAACGCTtgacattaaaatgaaaagactTAGTAAAAAATATAGATTAAAAGTTACTGCAGCAAAACAAAGTCATTACAGTTACACTTGTggatacttttttgttttttaaagaaaaccagcaGTATCGACTGGCATATACGGACAAAATAAAATACGGTGAGTTTTCTTCCTCCATACAGCATTCAATCAAGTAGCACTGCAAAGAACATTGATTTCATGCATTAGTGCAGAGAGGATTTTAAACTCTGCATATAGTACTAATTTCAGCTTTTGTACAGCCCCATTTGCAACacatcccagccaaacccagagACTCTCGTTTTGTTCTGGGATACCTGGCCCAAAGATAACTGTTTGATCCCATGGGGTCTGCAATTCCTGTTCCTCCCCTGTCCTTCTGAACAGCTTCCTCTACCTGACGAACAAGTTCTTTGAAGTCATCTGCCACAGGTACATACTCATTATAGTCATTTAAACTATACAAGTCCTTAAACGTCTCCCATCCAAGAAacgggctgctgctctgcagctgctccacTTCAGGACTCAAAATTGATTGCAGATTGAAGTTTCCCAGTAGTTTGTTACTTGCTGTTCGTGCAGAATCTGTTTAAAGAGAAGACTTTTTTGAAGTTCAGACTGTAGGAGTATCAAAAGGAGCACGTAGCTCTAAGAAATAGCAATAAAACCAATTCGGTTAGAAAGAAGCAAAGCACTGCTATCTAGGAGGACTGTCAATACTGCCGAGTCTCCACTCCCTGATTTACTTATAGCTTACTTTTAAGGGAATCTTAATGTTTTAAAGGCTATGCTGCCTGTTACACATGGAACGAACACTGCTACAACCGTACTGAGGTATGGTCACCTTATCACAACTGCAGTGTTACTGATCTGGAAGAATCAAAATTTCTacagaaatgaaattttattGTAAAGACACTTGCCCAGAAGCCACACAGAGGTATGTTATGCGGCTCATGCATTAGACTGCTCCTCTCCCACACACAATCACACAATCTAGCATCATATAAAGAACAAATGTACAGAGGACTAAATAAGCAAGTATTGTATGTAAACTTTTTCTTATAGATTGTGGTTTTCTATAGCTGTTTTCAGCTGACACTTTCCActggtttgtttcctttctcAAGGCATAGCACAGGCTTGCAGAATTTACTTAGAAATACACTTTGTCTCCCTGACTGAAGTGTTCTCAAAAACCCAGCTCTGCTTCCTTTCACCTGATACTGTTTCTCTTGGTTTACTCCTGTGCAAGTGGCATTGCTTACTTCAGTTAATGTGAAGAAAAACAGCTCTCCTGAttcttaagttaaaaaaaaataaaattccaaaatAAGTGTTTGTCTTGTGGTCTTACTGCTGTTAATGTGGTTTTCGTTTCAGAAAGATGAATGAACACGAAACATTCAGTGAATGTTATATTTACTTTAATATGACTAATTAATACCTAAGCTAGCTTTCAGATAGAACAGCTGCCTGAATATGTACAAAAATAAAAGTGATTGTAGCTACTTTACTAATTAGAGAGCAACTGCTCTTTAGTGGTCtctgggggcagggaggagtTTTAGTCCAGCAGCACGCAGCGCAGCGGGGGCTCCTTAGCCACTGATGCTCTCGGCAGCTACTGGTGATAAAAAGGGAAACAAAGtttgctgggagcagaggctgtACACAGCTGATTTGTTATAGTTGCACAGGTGACATCTACCATTCTatctgtcaagaaaaaaaaaaaacaaacaagaaaaaaacctcccAAGAAACCCAAAATACTGGCTTCATTAACTGCCTGAGATCCAGTGTGATTTCATTAACAGCATGTCTAAACGAGAAAAAAAGAAGCTCTTCCACTGCACATTTTGGCCACAATTCCAATTTTTTTGTCCTTGTCAAAAATGCCATTTTCACCATTCAAAGCATCAGAATAAATGAGAGCCATCACTTAAAGCTACTGTTACTGCATTTGAGAACACAGCCCAGAGAAGATTTGCTTGCACTTTCTCAACAGACGGGGC
This DNA window, taken from Opisthocomus hoazin isolate bOpiHoa1 chromosome Z, bOpiHoa1.hap1, whole genome shotgun sequence, encodes the following:
- the LOC142358955 gene encoding relaxin-3-like — protein: MGAKLRLLCAAAALLCAASPGRPGPRVAGAAALPAGEGDGYGVKLCGREFIRAVIFTCGGSRWKRLSLLAVEPAVAADSARTASNKLLGNFNLQSILSPEVEQLQSSSPFLGWETFKDLYSLNDYNEYVPVADDFKELVRQVEEAVQKDRGGTGIADPMGSNSYLWARYPRTKRESLGLAGMCCKWGCTKAEISTICRV